CTTCAGCCATGCTCCTCTGTTCATTTTCCAACAAAATCTCAGCCCATCGCCTTTTCATGTACTCCATGACTGCGCCCAGCCCATTGTTCACGACGTCCATTGGCGGAATAGCCAAAGGATTCTGGTCCAAGTTGAGCTTCTCCAGCTTTTCGAGCAGGCCGAATGTATCAGGCAGAGCGTGGATCTGGTTGTTGCTGAGGTCGAGCTCCCTGAGACTGATCAGGTCGCCAAACGTGGTGGGAAGCTCCTGTAGGTCGCTGAAGTTACTGCTCAAGTTTAGTGTTTCAAGATTTATCAACTTCCCAAACGCATATGGCAGGCCACGGAGCTCGTTGAAGTGGGCATCCAGATGGCGAAGCGACCTCATCTCGCAGACGGATGTGGGAAGAGATCGCAGCTTATTCAGATGCACGCATAGCTTTTGCAGATTAGCCAGCTCGTAGCCGATGTTGGTGGGAAGATATGTGAGATCATTGTAACTAGCATCCAGCTCAACCAATGAcctgcagtttttttttttttccttttagaaATTTGTAATGAGGTTTCTCCAATCTGATTAGAATAGGATTATACATTAACATTGAAAATATAGGCACCAGTACCTGCATTTTGAAATACTATCTGGCAGTGACTTGAGCCTGTTACCGGACAcatctaaaattttcaaattggaCAGCAGTCCAATAGAATCAGGCAATGAGACCAAAAGATTTGAAGAGAGGCGGAGTTCCTCTAGACAGTCTAACCCTCCTATGGCATCTGGTATAACCTGTTTTGCATTCCATGTAGACATCACaaaccatataatttttttgtgagAACATAACAAATCAACAGactaattgcttattatttatttgtatgaaTCATGGCAAGCCCAAGTAGTCAATGTCTGACAAGTGGATAGAACGCAAAGCAAGTTTCCTCAAAACAATAAACCACGATCATTGTATATTTCAATAAGATGAATACTACACAAAGGGAAACTGGAATTTTAGGAATACAGTATTTTGAACATATTCAATGAGGCATTATTAAGTAATAAAGACCTAGAGGGGAATTCATGCATGCAAAAGTCTCCAGAAGCCCAAGTATAGATTACAAGTTTTGTACCATAACTTCAATGACATTTACAGAAAAGTCAGCTAAAGATCTTACCAGGGGGTAAGAGGGTAATTAATCCTCAACagagaaaacaaattaaacaagCATGAAAACTCAACAAGGCCCATAAGCAGTTCCTGGTTGGTGAAGGAGGTGGCAGAACAGATAGGAATTGGATTCAGTAGATTTAAAACAAGTAAACAACATGCACCGAGGAAAACTTCCAAGGAGAATTTTGAAGAGGCTATCACAAGATCTTAAATTTGTAGAGAAACAATAAGGATAAAaagcaaaactaaagaaatgaGATAGTTAGAAAATTAGTGTGGAAGTTTGTACAGAAAGAAATGGGTAAGAGATGTCAGTAAGAGTAGCAATTTTGGTCCAATACACCCTTGTAACAAATCCAATCAGATAATAGGAAACTTCAGATTATTACCCATCAATTGAAATTACATGTATTTCTTGTTCAAAGTGAAGGTAAGCTTAGAATGGTATATAAATTTGAACATAGAATGGCTAATGTCAAGTAAACCTGATTGAAAAACCAGGAAGATGTATTACTGCAAAGAGTATCCAATCTAATAAGTGTATCACCCTTATATATACTTGAGGATCACTTTCCAAATTTTGCTGAAAGTGCAAAATATTGGGTAGCCTTAAGCAAAGTTCAAGAGGGGATGAAACAGACAAGAAATAAACAGACCTGACATTAACCTTTACCTGGAATGCAGAATATTATCAAATGAGCAACAAGGCACTTGAAAATAGGTTATATCTATTCTTGGTAATAATCTAGGTGCCTATAACCTGATGGCAGCCCTGTTCAAATTCCTTTATACGTGAGAAAGTAGAACCACAAAGGATAATCAGCATGAATCCAACGATAGAAGCATTACGCAGCAAAGTACCAGAACAAGCAAATGATATCTTTAGAAATTAGCAAACACACTTAAACAATATgcagatataaaattattttgcattTCAGCATTTCCAGCGTGAACACAGACAGGGAACCTTCATAGTCTCCAATGTAAGAGCAAAGATGTCCTAAAAAACAATGCAGTAATCTTTCATGCGTAAACAACAAATGGATGCCCTTTAAATCACTACAAAAGCTATATTTCATTCATAAATATTTAGACCAACCTGCCACATATACTCACTGTCCTAGATAAATCAAATAACTAACTCATACTGCTGAAACCATATTTGAGATAGACAATGTATCAGTCTCATAATAACTAATTTAAAAGCAATTTAATCACCCACTTATCTTACACAGATATCTCTAGATTCGGTATCAAAACCAGATATATGAATATAGAGATGTTAACCTACTGATGTTACATCTTTGCTTCAACTATTGTAAAGGCGGATACAAAGCACACCATTTATAGCAGCCTTTCTCACCAGTTGCCTATTTGCAAGAAGGCCAACAAGCCAACAAAACCATTTATCTTGTTCCATGCAAGGGCAGCCagaccactttttttttttttttaacaaaatgaaCATCTAAACTGTGTAAATCATGCCTTTTATACATGCTATAACTATAGATTCTTTGTTATTAACTGGAATATGATGCATGAATCAGGTCTTTCTACTTAGCCCAATATTGGagatcttaaaaaaatatctaagaGAGCTATAATCAAGCCTTAAAACGTCAATGAGCTATCAATTAATCATATAGGTAAAGAAGAAGCTATTGCACAAATTTTGATCGACAAACCTCTAGCTGATTGTTGGAGACATTAAGATAGACCAGGCCCCGGAGCTTTCCAAATGCTTCTGGAAGGTGCCGCAGCTGACGATCCGAGAGATCCACCCTCTCCACGCACTTCCCCACCGCTCCCTGCAAGATCCCGACGACCTCCTCGTTCACCtgctcctcctccccctccgctccgccgccgcgcacGCGATCGCCGTCCTCGACGCTCTTGCCCTCGGCCGCGGCGCGGTAAATCATGTCGAGCCGCGCCTCGGCGTCCCTCAGCAGCACCTCGTACGCCGCATGCATGTCCTCGAGCTGCACCACGGCGCGCCACCCCACCAGCTCCCGCTCCGCCCCCTCGGAGCGCGGCGCGCGcgcgtcctcctcctcgtcgagCCGGGGCGCGGCCTCGGCCTCGGCGATGCGCGCGCGCGCGGCGTCGACGGCCTCGTGGTCGGGTCGGTCGCCGAGGGTGCGGAGGACGGCGCGGACCTGGGCGACCTCCGCGACGGCGGCGGACATGGCGGCGAGGACCGCGGGGTCCCTGAGGTGGGGCATGCGCTCCACCAGCTCCACCTcatcggcggcggaggcggcgatcGGTGGGGGTTGCTCGATGtcgaaggaggagggagagggcgagggcgagggtttGGAGGGGATCTTGAAGGAGAGGGTGGGGGGGAGGCGCGAGAGGACGTAGGAGAGGATCGGGAAGGAGTTAGGGTTTGGATCCATCGCCACTGGGGTGGAGGttggagaggaagaggaggagaggatgGAGAGTGATGGGGGAAAcggagaaataaaaaaagaaaaaaaaatagggaaagTGAAAACAGAAACCCGTCGTTTACTTAACCGCGGTGTCGTATTTATAGGGGGAGCGGTTTCGCCATCTTGTTGCGGTCGCATTTCTTGTTTTTCTAATGCGATTTTTtacataattaaataaaattttatattaatttttaaaatttttttgcaatAATTAGTTTACTTGTAATACACTCTTAACAattaagatataataaatattttaaaaaataaaaaaataacttgcaaatattttctattttatttgcgAAATGAATACTTTCAATGCAAGAATTtgagggggagaaaaaaaagccAAATAAGATCTGAATTTGAAGGACTATTTATTTTGCATTACAAATTTGGATCTTTTACATTATTTGTTGAGATCATTGGTTCAAGTCTCTACGCTTACACAattttattgattatttttatggCTTCTACTCTATTAGCCATTCGTTCTCTTAATTAGCCACCGATTGTACCTAGcattgaataaaaattttatggtggatattcaaaattttaaatacaaaaatctaaatacatcgcttttttaattgattttttttttaaaataataaacaaaatagataGCGTACTTCATTTCtctctcataataataataataataataattataataaataattagccgAGGTTGAGCTTAGGGGGCGTTTGGTTCTCCGTAAAAATagtcagaaaattttttttcagctgaaaagtatttttctaacattTGATTTgacgtaaaaaaattttatgaaaaaaattattttacggaTTTTAAGTAAAAGCAAGCTTttcgttttcgttttccgccaaGATTCAGCAAAAACGAAAACTCACAGTGAAAAAACGCGGCGCATGCTCTTCCTTGCATCGAGGTCCACGAGCTCATGTAAGAGCTCGTGGACCGAGGTGAGTGGTCCactcacctatatatatatggaccactcacctatatatatatagagtccggctactatactcttatgagtatagagactcttgtactcataaatttttggccgctagatctaccctttaattattttcacccgttagattatactactcaaccaaccactcactcaaccctaaggggcccactatcaacctaaccgtaaccatTC
The nucleotide sequence above comes from Ananas comosus cultivar F153 linkage group 17, ASM154086v1, whole genome shotgun sequence. Encoded proteins:
- the LOC109723158 gene encoding plant intracellular Ras-group-related LRR protein 3-like, encoding MDPNPNSFPILSYVLSRLPPTLSFKIPSKPSPSPSPSSFDIEQPPPIAASAADEVELVERMPHLRDPAVLAAMSAAVAEVAQVRAVLRTLGDRPDHEAVDAARARIAEAEAAPRLDEEEDARAPRSEGAERELVGWRAVVQLEDMHAAYEVLLRDAEARLDMIYRAAAEGKSVEDGDRVRGGGAEGEEEQVNEEVVGILQGAVGKCVERVDLSDRQLRHLPEAFGKLRGLVYLNVSNNQLEVIPDAIGGLDCLEELRLSSNLLVSLPDSIGLLSNLKILDVSGNRLKSLPDSISKCRSLVELDASYNDLTYLPTNIGYELANLQKLCVHLNKLRSLPTSVCEMRSLRHLDAHFNELRGLPYAFGKLINLETLNLSSNFSDLQELPTTFGDLISLRELDLSNNQIHALPDTFGLLEKLEKLNLDQNPLAIPPMDVVNNGLGAVMEYMKRRWAEILLENEQRSMAEENAQSPAGWLTRSTSWLNNFVTDVSGSLSGYLGAGGEKPPKDPYLDQQL